CTCTTGCCTGCGCCGTTAGCCCCTAAGAGTGTAACGATTTCCTTGGCCCCGACTTCGATCGAAACGCCTTTCAAGGCGTGGATTCCTCCATAATTAACATGCAGGTCTTCAATTTGAAGCATGGTCTTCCGTTACGCCCTCAAATTCAGCTCCTAAATATGCGGTTATTACTTGTTTGTCATTTTTTATCTGGTCTGGAGTTCCCCACGCTATTGGACGGCCATGATCTATTACCCTTATCTTGTCGCACACTCCCATGACAAAACTCATGTCATGATCGATCAATCCTATTCCAATAGACAGATCCTTTCTTAGCCTTAATAAAAAATCTCCGAATTCCCTGGTTTCAGTCGGATTCATGCCGGCTACCGGCTCATCCAAAAGTAGAAGCTTCGGGTCAAGGGCCAGAGCCCTGGCTATTTCGAGTTTTCGCTGGCTCCCATACGGGAGTGAATTGGCTCGCTCTAAGGCAAAGCTTTCCAGGTTCATGAGTTCCAACAAATCATACGCTCTAGATCTAATTCTTGACTCATCCCTTGTGAATCGCCCAAGACCCATTATCGCTTCAACAAAGGAATAGGAAATTGATGAATGAGCGGCGATCATGACGTTTTCAAGCACGGAAAGGTCTTCGTAAAGTTTTATATTTTGAAAGGTCCTGGCTATACCGTTGCGAGCGATTCGAGAAGGGGGCCATCCAGTAATCTCTTGACCACAAAAAAAAATGGAACCCGATGAAGGTCTTATTCTGCCGCTCACCGCATTGAAGGCGGTGGTCTTCCCAGCGCCGTTTGGACCGATTAATCCTATGACTTGATTTTGTTGTATTTCAAGACACAGGTCACTCAGAGCCTGAACTCCTCCAAAAGAAATCGATAAATCTCGGATTTCCAGCAGTGTGTCCATTGTATGTTCAGGCCCTCATAGAGCCAACTTTTCTCATAAACCAGCCGAGAAAACCATTCCACGTAAATTCGGACTTTCCCATTATGCCGCTTCTAGCAAAAAGCATGACCAGAATAAGAATGAACGAGAATATGACCATCCTCATGCCTGGGATTCCTTCGTATTGAAACCCGAACAAACTTGAAGGTTCTTCGAACACTCGAAGCGCTTCCCCTCCCCAGGTAATAAGCACTGCCGCAAGAACAGATCCGGTGGTGCTCCCAAGCCCACCGATAACGATGATGATCAGCAGGTTAAACGTGAACATAAATGTAAAAAGAGATGGCGAAATTGTGGTAATCAGGTGAGCCAGTAATCCTCCTGCTACTCCTTGAAAGAACGCGCTGAAAGTAAAAGCGAATGTTTTTATGCGAAACGAGTTTATGCCCATGGCCTCGGCCGCTGTTTCATCTTCTCTAACCGCTTTCATGGCTCTTCCATAAGATGAATTCACAAGCCTGACTGTACAAAAAATCGTGAAAACACAGACCCCCCAAGCCCACCACAGGTTCGTATATGGGATCAAGCCCTTTAATCCTAATGAGCCGTTGGTTAATGACAGAGAATTATTGGCCAGTACTTGAATCACTTCGCCCAACCCTAAAGTTACAATTGCCAAATAGTCTCCGCGAACCCTAAAGACAGGCACGGCCATGAACATGGCTATCAGGGCCGTAACAATCCCCGCAAATAGTAAAGAGACGGCGAAAGGGACCGATATCACGGACAAAGGCCACAACATCGGTTCGATTATGAACGATCTCAATTTTTCATCCGGGGATAACGTCAAAATTGCGCTTGTATATGCGCCTATTGCCAGAAATGCGTTAGGGGCCAGGGAAAATTGCCCCATTACACCATTGATGAGGTTGTAGCTTACGGCAAGAGTTATGAAAATGGCTATATTTTCCAGAATACGAATTGAATATTGATTGAAATTTTGCTCTGCATGAAAAAGAAACGCAAAAAGTATCATCAAGCCGGCAATTGTAAGAATCCGGTTGTGGGAGCTTCCCCACATCACGGATTTCTCCATCGTGTTGGAACCTGGTTCGACCACGAGTCAATCCGGAAGACGCTCGCCCATGATGCCTGTAGGGCGAGTCAAAAGAATGATTATCATCAGAAAGAACGCTATAGCGTCACGGTAGCCTGACCAGTCCGGTTCAAAAGCGACTATCAACACTTCGGCCAAGCCAAGTATCAGGCCCCCTAGAGCCGCTCCCGTGATGTTTCCTATGCCCCCTAGCACAGCCGCTACAAAAGCTTTTAGTCCTGGAATAACCCCCATGAACGGTTCTACAGCGGGATATTTCATGCACCACAGGATTCCCCCAGCAGCCGCCAATGCCGACCCTAACGCAAAGGTGAAAGATATTACCCTATCTTTGTCGACCCCCATGAGCATGACTGTCTCCATGTCCCTCGAAAGGGCTCTCATTGCCATACCTATACGGGTCTTTTTGACCACAACTATACAAACAGCCAGCAAGACTAGCGTGGTTACAAGAATCCAGATTGAAAGCGCAGGAATACTTACTCCCCCCAAAATCAGCGACCCCTCAAAAAGTTTTGGTATTGGGAACGATTTTGGTCTCCCCCAATGATTACCAATCCCAGATTTTCCAGCAAAAAAGACACGCCAATCGCCGTTATCAGGGCATTGATTCTAGGACTTTTTCGAATGGGCTTGTAGGCGCCTCTGTCGATCAGGATCCCGAGAAGGGCTGTGAACAAGACAGAACCAGCGAAAGCCAAAGGCCACGGCGCATTAAAAATGACTACTCCGAAGAAACCTACATAGGCGGAAACCATCAGCAGGTCACCATGAGCGAAGTTTATGAGACGTAACACCCCGTATACCATGGTGTAACCGATGGCCAACAGCCCGTATAGGCAGCCTAAAGTAAGTCCATACACGAGTTGTTGAAAGAAAAAACTTAAATCCAATATTGGATCCAGCTCCTTTGAGGGTTCAGGGGAATCATGGCATGATTGTGGTCACGTAAACAAATTTTCCGTTCTCAACTTTGTTGACCACCATAGGTTTCACAGCATTACCATCCGGTTTAATAGTGATCTTACCAGTCAAACCTTCGAAATCCTTAGTCGCGCTAATGGCATCCCTGATTTTTTCAGGATCGGTTGACCCCGCTTTTTTAATGGCTTCTACAACTATGAAATACGCGTCCGCTGATTGCGCAGTGTATGAGTCAAGCTCTTTCCCGACTGTCTTCTGGAAAAGCTCGTAAAATTTCTTTCCTAATGGG
The window above is part of the Desulfomonilaceae bacterium genome. Proteins encoded here:
- a CDS encoding branched-chain amino acid ABC transporter permease; its protein translation is MDLSFFFQQLVYGLTLGCLYGLLAIGYTMVYGVLRLINFAHGDLLMVSAYVGFFGVVIFNAPWPLAFAGSVLFTALLGILIDRGAYKPIRKSPRINALITAIGVSFLLENLGLVIIGGDQNRSQYQNFLRGR
- a CDS encoding branched-chain amino acid ABC transporter permease translates to MWGSSHNRILTIAGLMILFAFLFHAEQNFNQYSIRILENIAIFITLAVSYNLINGVMGQFSLAPNAFLAIGAYTSAILTLSPDEKLRSFIIEPMLWPLSVISVPFAVSLLFAGIVTALIAMFMAVPVFRVRGDYLAIVTLGLGEVIQVLANNSLSLTNGSLGLKGLIPYTNLWWAWGVCVFTIFCTVRLVNSSYGRAMKAVREDETAAEAMGINSFRIKTFAFTFSAFFQGVAGGLLAHLITTISPSLFTFMFTFNLLIIIVIGGLGSTTGSVLAAVLITWGGEALRVFEEPSSLFGFQYEGIPGMRMVIFSFILILVMLFARSGIMGKSEFTWNGFLGWFMRKVGSMRA
- a CDS encoding branched-chain amino acid ABC transporter permease, which gives rise to MGGVSIPALSIWILVTTLVLLAVCIVVVKKTRIGMAMRALSRDMETVMLMGVDKDRVISFTFALGSALAAAGGILWCMKYPAVEPFMGVIPGLKAFVAAVLGGIGNITGAALGGLILGLAEVLIVAFEPDWSGYRDAIAFFLMIIILLTRPTGIMGERLPD
- a CDS encoding ABC transporter ATP-binding protein, giving the protein MDTLLEIRDLSISFGGVQALSDLCLEIQQNQVIGLIGPNGAGKTTAFNAVSGRIRPSSGSIFFCGQEITGWPPSRIARNGIARTFQNIKLYEDLSVLENVMIAAHSSISYSFVEAIMGLGRFTRDESRIRSRAYDLLELMNLESFALERANSLPYGSQRKLEIARALALDPKLLLLDEPVAGMNPTETREFGDFLLRLRKDLSIGIGLIDHDMSFVMGVCDKIRVIDHGRPIAWGTPDQIKNDKQVITAYLGAEFEGVTEDHASN